The DNA sequence AACCGCGCTCCGCGCGGTTGTCCTCAAACGCCGGACGGGCTGGATAGTGCGCCCGGGCGCACCACTCAGCCCGTCCGGCGTTTGAGGACCTCGCGGCGAAGCCGCGATATCGGGGTGCGGGACCTCCCGCAGAAACGGTGAAGGGGCGGGACCGGGGCACCACCCGCCCGGAGGGCTCCCTAAAGCTCCGCCAGCAACTCCGCCTTCTTCGCGCTGAATTCGTCATCCGTCAGCAACCCCGCCGAATGCAGATCCCCAAGGTGCCGGATCCGGTCCGCGATCGCGCCGGGATCCGGCCGCGCGGCGGGGGCCGGAGACGGAGACGGCGCCACCGGCACGGGAGAGGACGCGCGCACCGACTGGAGAACCGCCGCCGCGAACGGCAACGACTCGTGCACCGGCCCGTACCCCATCCCGAACACCACCGACGCCGGGTCCTGGTCCGCCTGCCCGGGCGCGGGCCGTTCGGGGTCGCGGAGGACGAGGCGGAGGTGGCCGCCCATGAGGTCGGGGGAGCGCCATTGGACGTCGGCGAGTTCGCCTACGGCGAAGCGCTGGTCGCCGGCCTTCCACTTGGCGGAGGTGGCGCCGGACCAGAACCAGCGGAAGGCGACGGTCCGGCCGTCGAAGGTGGCCCGGCCGTCGTACGCCTTGAAGGAGCGCGGCGGCTCGGGGGCGGTGACGAGGGGGTGTTCCGCGGGTTCGGCCGCGTCGGGGCCGAGCGCGGTGCGTATCTCCTCGGCGTAGTACTCGGCGAGGGTGGCCCGCTCGGCGGGCAGGACCAGCCGGTACGGGTCGGTGCCCTCCTTGAGCTGGCCGTCGGCGGCGTCCATCAGCGGATCGGCGCCGGGCCGGGGCACGGCGCGCAGCACCACCGTGCCGCGTCTGCCCGGCATGTGTTCGACCGCCGCGAGCGCCTCGTAGGGGATGCGCCGTTCACCGAGCGCCTGGAGCAGCTTCGGTGTCCGGATCCCCCGTTCGAAGCGGATGAGCACGGAGTCGGTGTCGAACTCCCAGACGGTGTGGAAACCGGCCAGCACATCACCCATGCGGGTCATCGTATGCGGCGCCCGCCCGCGCGTCCCCCCTCCGGAGCTACGCGCGTCATGCGTCAGCGGGGGACGGTGGTGCCGGCGGCGCAGTCGGTGTCGGACGGGGAGCAGCGGATTCCGCTGGTGTCGCCGGTGCCGAGGCGGGCGAAGTTGGCGAGGCTGACGGTGCCGGGGGCGAAGTAGCCGGCGTGGCCGTCGGCGTCGGCGGCGGAGAGCAGGCGGGCGCCGAAGGCCGAGGACACCGGGTCGGCGCCGTGGCCGAGGCCGCCGACCTCCAGGTGCGGGACGTCCCTGATCCAGTCGTCGGCGTCGCGCATGGCCCATATCCGGGCGCTGGTGTGCAGGTCGGAGACGTGCCGGGCGCGCATGCCGGGGCTGCCGGCGACGGCGATGTCGGTGACCCGGGGGTCGAGTTCGCGGGCGGCGACGCCGCACACCACCGAGCCGTAGCTGTGGCAGAAGAGGGAGACGGAGGAGCCGCCGGGCAGTCCGCGCACCAGGGAGCGGAGCCGCAGCGCGCCTTCGGCGGCGAGCTTGCCGGTGGCCGCGTCCACCCCCACGCCGGCGGGGGAGGTGTAGTCGGCCCAGGCGATGACGGCGGTACGGGCGGCGGGGCGGATGCTGCGCTCGGTGGTGTAGAGGGCGTCGGCCATCCCGACGGGGGCGGCGTACGGACGTCCGCTCTTCTCGAACGTGAGGACGTTCGTATCGACACCGGGCACTACGACGGAGACGCGCTCGGCGCGTCCGAGGTCACCGAGGACCTCCGCGACGCGTCCGCTGCCGCCCGGGTCGAAGGCGAGGATCTGCCGGTCGTGGGAGAGCAGCGAGTCGAAGCGGTGCATGCGCCGCTTGGCCTCGTAGCGGCCGGCCGGGGTGAGGCCGTTGTCGCGGGTGCGGCGCTCCTCGACTGTCCGGGCCTGGACGAGCGCCGTCCGGTTGGCGCGGTACCGGAGGGACAGCGGGGCGCCGTTGAGGTTGCCGACGACGAGGGGGTAGCGGTCGGCGAGCCGGGTGCGGTCGGTGCCGGAGAGGGTGGCGAAGAAGCGTCCGAGCACGCCCGGGTCCGCGTAGGGGGACGGGAGCGGGTGCCCGGCGACGCTGCCGTGCAGCCACGCGGTCAGCGCCGCGCGGCGCGGGTCGGCCGCCGCGCCGCGGCCGCGGACGGCGGTCCAGCCGGTCGTGGCGAGCATGACGAAGACCACGGTGAGCGCGAGCAGCGCGCGCCAGACCGTGGCCGTGTTCGTCCACGGCGAGGAGGGAGAGCCGAGCTCCGGGAAGGAAGTCACCGCGGACCACCCTAGGAGACCGGGCGGCGCGTTCGCCAAGACAGTGACGCGGATCACGTTTGATCGCGAGTGGCGTTGGACATACGTGCGTTGCCTCACCCCGCTCTGGCGCCGGGCGGCGCCTCGGGGGTCACCTGGGGGCCGGGCCGCTCTCCGCCGGGGGCCGCCAGGCGTCCGTCAGGGCCGGGCCGAGCAGGCCGAGGTAGTCCGTGACCAGGCGGAGCAGATCGTCGAGCTCGCCGTCCTCCTTCTCGCCCCACACCCGCGACGCGGCCCGCAGCACCCCGCTGCACGCGGCGACCAGGACCCGCGGCCGGGGATCGGCGGCCAGGTCGACGCCCTCGCGGCGGGCGATCTCGGCCGCCAGCCGGTCCTCGAAGTGGCCGAGGCGGCGCAGCCGGGCGGCCAGCAGCTGCGGGGTCGACTCGATCATGCGCTGGGTGGTCAGGTGCAGTTCGAGCGGGACGACGTCCTCGATGGCGGGGCCCATCGCGTCCCAGGTGGCCATGGCCGCCTGGCACATCGCGGTGAGCGGCGGCTCCTCCTGCGGGCGGTTCTTCAGGGCGTCGAGCGCGACGGCCTCCTCGATCTCCTGGAGGGCGAGCGCGACCTCCTCCTTGTTGGCGAAGTAGCGGAAGAAGGTGCGCTGGGAGACGTCGGCGGCCTCGGCGATCTCGTCGACGGTGGTGCCGTCGTACCCCTTGCGGGCGAACAGCTCCAGGGCGTGCCGTGTCAGGGCGTTCCGTGTCCGCTGCTTCTTGCGTTCCCGCAGTCCGGGGAGTGCCTCACGCTCCACCACGCCGTCGATCGCCTGCATGGGTCCCTGCCTCTGCTCGGTGTTTCCGCTGGTCAGAATAGTGCTCTGGACAAGTTGTCAGATAACGACTCATGGCGTCGTTTGTCAATTGTCAGGGCCTGCCATAATCTCGGTGTATGACGTCTCAGACCACCGTCGCGGACGCGACGCCGCCGGACCTCGGGCCCCGGAGTGGACTGCGGGGACATCCCTGGCTGACTCTTGTGACGGTCGCGATGGGCGTGATGATGGTCGCGCTCGACGGCACGATCGTCGCCATCGCCAACCCGGCCATCCAGAAGGACCTGGACGCTTCGCTCGCCGACGTCCAATGGATCACCAACGCCTACCTCCTCGCCCTCGCGGTCGCGCTGATCACGGCCGGCAAGCTGGGCGACCGCTTCGGGCACCGCCTGATCTTCCTCATCGGTACCACCGGATTCGCCGCCGCCTCGGGACTCATCGCCCTCTCGGGAAGCGTGTCGATGGTCGTCGGCTTCCGGGTGCTCCAGGGCCTCTGCGGCGCGCTGCTGATGCCGGCCGCGCTGGGCATGCTGCGGGCGACCTTCCCGCCCGAGAAGCTCAACATGGCGATCGGCCTCTGGGGCATGGTCATCGGCGCGTCCACCGCGGGCGGCCCGATCGTCGGCGGGCTGCTGGTCGAGCACGTGAACTGGCAGTCCGTCTTCTTCATCAACGTGCCCATCGGCGTGCTGGCGCTGGTCCTCGGGCTGCTCATCCTCAAGGACCACCGGGCCGAGAACGCCCCCCGCTCCTTCGACCTCCTCGGCATCGCGCTGCTCTCCGGCGCGATGTTCTGCCTCGTCTGGGCCCTTATCAAGGCGCCCACGTGGCAGTGGGGCGACGCCAAGACCCTGATCTTCCTGGGGGCGGCGCTGGTGGGCTTCGTCGCCTTCGTCCTCTGGCAGAACCGGGTGCGCGAACCCCTGCTGCCGATGAAGCTCTTCCGGTCCGTGCCGCTCTCCGCCGGCGCGGCCCTCATCGTCCTGATGGCCTTCTCCTTCATGGGTGCCCTGTTCTACGTCACCTTCTACCTGCAGAACGTGCACGGGATGACGCCCGTCAACGCCGGCCTGCACCTGCTGCCGCTCACCGGGATGCTGATCGTGTGCTCCCCGGTGGCCGGCGCGCTGATCGGCCGCATCGGCCCGCGGATCCCGCTGTTCGTCGGCATGGTCTGCACCGCCGTCGCCTGCTTCGGCATGTCCGCCCTGAAGGTGGACTCCGGCACCGGCCTGATGTCCGTCTGGTTCGCCCTCTTCGGCATCGGCCTGGCCCCGGTCATGGTCGGCGCCACCGAGGTCATCGTCGGCAACGCGCCCCTGGAGCACGCGGGCCTGGCCGGCGGCCTCCAGCAGGGGTCCATGCAGGTCGGCGGCACCCTCGGCACGGCCGTCCTCGGCGCCGTCATGGCCTCGCGCGTCGGGCACGAACTGCCGGAGAAGTGGGCCGGCGCCGGGCTGCCGCCACTGTCGAAGGAGCAGAAGGACGCGGCCTCCGCCGTGGTCGAGGTCGGCGTCCCGCCGGTGCCCAAGGGCACCCCGCCGGAGATCGCCGGGAAGATCGCCGGAGCCGCGCACGAGACCTTCGTCTCCGGGATGAACACCTCGTTCCTCGTCGCCGGCTGCGTCTCCGTCGTCGCCGCCCTGCTCGCCCTGCTCACCCGGCGCGGCGAGAACGCCGAGGCCGCCCAGGGCGCCGCGCACATCTGACGCTCACGAATAGCCCGAACGAGCGAAGGGGCCCCGGCCGGTTCTCACCGGCCGGGGCCCCTTGTGTGCTCTAAGGGACGACCCTTACGCGTCGCCGCCCGCGGCGCCCGGGTCGGCCGCCGCCACGTCGAGCAGCTGGTAGCGGTCGATCGCCTGCTTCAGCGCCGAACGGTCGATCTTGCCCTCCTTGGCGAGCTCGGTGAGCACGCCCAGGACGATCGACTGCGCGTCGATGTGGAAGAAGCGACGGGCCGCGCCACGGGTGTCCGCGAAACCGAAGCCGTCGGCACCCAGCGACTGGTACGTGCCGGGCACCCAGCGCGCGATCTGGTCGGGAACGGCACGCATCCAGTCGGACACGGCCACCTTCGGACCCTCGGCGCCGGAGAGCTTCTTCGTCACGTACGGGACGCGCTGCTCCTCCTCCGGGTGGAGCAGGTTGTGCTCCTCCACCGCGATGGCGTCGCGGCGCAGCTCGTTCCAGGAGGTCGCCGACCAGACGTCCGCCTTGACGTTCCACTCCTCGGCGAGGATCTTCTGGGCCTCGATCGCCCACGGCACGGCCACACCGGAGGCGAGGATCTGCGCCGGGATGGCACCGGCCTCGGCCGCCTTGTAGCGGTACAGACCCTTGAGGATGCCCTCGGCGTCCACGTTCTCCGGCTCGGCCGGGTGCTGGATCGGCTCGTTGTAGACCGTGAGGTAGTAGAAGATGTCCTCCGCGTTCTCGCCGTACATCCGGCGGAGACCGTCCTGCACGATGTGCGCGATCTCGTAGCCGAACGCCGGGTCGTACGCGACGACGGCCGGGTTGGTGGAGGCCAGCAGGTGCGAGTGGCCGTCCGCGTGCTGGAGGCCCTCACCCGTCAGGGTGGTCCGGCCGGCGGTCGCGCCCAGGACGAAACCGCGCGCGAGCTGGTCGGCCATCTGCCAGAACTGGTCACCGGTGCGCTGGAACCCGAACATCGAGTAGAAGACGTAGATCGGGATCAGCGGCTCGCCGTGCGTGGCGTACGCGGAACCGGCCGCGATCAGCGACGCGGTGCAGCCCGCCTCGGAGATGCCGTCGTGCAGCATCTGGCCGGTCGGGGACTCCTTGTACGCGAGCAGCAGCTCGCGGTCCACGGCCTCGTACTGCTGGCCCAGCGGGTTGTAGATCTTCGCCGACGGGAACAGCGAGTCCATGCCGAAGGTGCGGTACTCGTCCGGGGCGATCGGCACGAAGCGCTTGCCGATCTCCTTGTCCCGCATCAGGTCCTTGAGCAGGCGGACGAAGGCCATGGTGGTGGCGATCGCCTGCTGGCCGGAGCCCTTCTTGATCGGCGCGTACGCCTTGTCGCCGGGCAGGTTCAGCGGCTTGGCGCGGACCACACGGGTGGGCACGTAGCCGCCGAGCGCCTTGCGGCGGTCGTGCATGTACTGGATCTCCTCCGAGTCGCGACCCGGGTGGTAGTACGGCGGCAGGCCGGACTCCAGCTCCTTGTCGGCGATCGGGATGTGGAGGCGGTCCCGGAAGCGCTTGAGGTCCTCGACCGTGAGCTTCTTCATCTGGTGGGTCGCGTTGCGGCCCTCGAAGTTCGGGCCGAGCGTCCAGCCCTTGACCGTCTGCGCGAGGATCACGGTCGGCTGGCCCTTGTGGGCCTTGGCCGCCGCGTACGCCGCGTAGATCTTCTTGTGGTCGTGACCGCCGCGGCCCAGGTGCAGGATCTGGTCGTCGGTCATGCCCTCGACCATCTTGCGGAGACGGTGGTCGTCGCCGAAGAAGTGCTCGCGGATGTACGCGCCGGTCTCGGTGGCGTACGTCTGGAACTGGCCGTCGGGCGTGCTGTTCAGCTTGTTGACCAGGATGCCGTCGCGGTCCTGGGCCAGCAGCGGGTCCCAGGAGCGGTCCCACACCAGCTTGATCACGTTCCAGCCGGCGCCGCGGAACTGCGACTCCAGCTCCTGCATGATCTTGCCGTTGCCGCGCACCGGGCCGTCGAGGCGCTGCAGGTTGCAGTTGACGACGAAGGTCAGGTTGTCCAGGCCCTCACGCGCGGCCAGGGACAGCTGGCCGAGCGACTCCGGCTCGTCCATCTCGCCGTCGCCCAGGAACGCCCAGACGTGCGACTTGGAGGTGTCGGCGATGCCGCGCGACTCCATGTAGCGGTTCATCCGGGCCTGGTAGATCGCGCCCAGCGGGCCGAGGCCCATGGAGACGGTCGGGAACTCCCAGAAGTCCGGCATCAGGCGCGGGTGCGGGTACGACGACAGGCCGTAGGGGGCCTTCGACTTCTCCTGGCGGAAGGCGTCGAGCTGCTGCTCGGACAGTCGGTCCAGCAGGAAGGCGCGGGCGTAGACACCCGGCGAGGCGTGGCCCTGGAAGAAGATCTGGTCGCCGCCGTCGCCCTCGTCCTTGCCCCGGAAGAAGTGGTTGAAGCCCACGTCGTACAGGGAGGCGGAGGAGGCGAACGTCGCGATGTGACCGCCGACGCCGATGCCCGGGCGCTGGGCGCGGGAGACCATGACGGCCGCGTTCCACCGGGTGGCGTTGAGGACCTTGCGCTCGATCTCCTCGTTGCCGGGGAAGAACGGCTCGTCCTTGGTCGCGATGGTGTTGACGTAGTCCGTGCTGCGCATCTCGGGCACGGCCACGCGCTTCTCGCGCGCCCGTTCGATCAGGCGAAGCATGAGGTAGCGGGCTCGTTCCCGGCCCCGCTCGTCGACGGCCGCGTCGAGCGAGTCGAGCCACTCCTGGGTCTCTTCGGGATCGAAGTCCGGGACCTGGCTGGGAAGACCGCCAATGATGATCGGGTTGCGATCGGATCCGGAAGCCACGCTGTTCCTTCGCTGTTCGGGTGTGTCGTGCTCTGCACGCATCGTTGCGGTGCACGCGGTCACATACTGTCTTCGCTTATGTCGCGCCGGCTCCCATCGTGGACCGCGGCGACGGAAACGTCATCTCTACTGGGCGGTAACCACCACTCGGTAGACGAAGCGTCGGAGGTGGCCGCCATGCGGCGGCCAAATCGCAACCATACGCCCCCTATGGGGGTCCCTCGCGTACGGCCGTTCGGCCCCGACCGCCGCAATCCCAGGGAGTAACTTCGCAAACCCGGCGGAACGCTGTGGCGTGAATCACTCCCGGCTACTGCCTCATGATGGGAGTTGCCACGAGACGTCAACGTTTGGGAGGGATCGCTGGGCGGGTACTTGCGCGATCCGTCCGGCACGTGTGGACTACGCCCAATGCCTCGCGTACGCGGGAGGCACGACAGTTTCTCGAAAGATGACAGGAGGCAATCCGTGAGCGCGACCGCGGACCACGCGGAGGAGCGGACCAACCCCGCCGCAAGGCTGGGTTTCGAGCCCGGACAGGTGGTCCAGGAGATCGGTTACGACGACGACGTCGACCACGATCTCCGTGAAGGTATCGAGTCCCTCATCGGCCAGGACCTCGTGGACGAGGACTACGACGACGTGGCCGACGTCGTCCTGCTGTGGTTCCGGGATGAGGACGGAGACCTCACGGACGCGCTGGTGGATGCCATCGGTCTGCTGGAGGACGGCGGCGTGACCTGGCTGCTGACGCCCAAGACCGGCCGTGACGGCTACATCGAGCCGAGCGACATCTCGGAGGCCGCCCAGACCGCCGGCCTCTCCCAGAGCAAGAGCATCAGCGTGGGCAAGGACTGGACCGGCACGCGCCTGGTGTCCCCCAAGCGCTGAGCCCCGGCCGCTCTCGCAGCCCCACCGCGCCCCCGGCAGCCCCGCTGCCGGGGGCGCCGTGCGTTCCCCTGGGACGGCAGTGACAGACTGGCCGCCTACCCGCGCCGGCGGCCGGGGCCGCACACCCGCGGGCCCGGGGCCGGCCCGCCGAGAGAGGGATGCGACCATGGCGATCGACGTCGGCACCGAGGCCCCGGACTTCGCGCTGAAGAACCAGCACGGCGAGACCGTCCGCCTCTCCGACTTCCGGGGCGAGAAGAACGTCGTCCTGCTCTTCTACCCGTTCGCCTTCACCGGCGTCTGCACCGGCGAGCTCTGCGCCCTCCGCGACGAGCTGCCGACGTTCGTCAACGACGACGTCCAGCTGCTGGCCGTCTCCAACGACGCGCCGTTCTCGCTGCGCGTCTTCGCCGAGCAGGAGAAGCTCGACTACCCGCTGCTCTCCGACTTCTGGCCGCACGGCGAGGTCAGCCGCGCCTACGGTGTCTTCGACGAGGAGAAGGGCTGCGCGGTGCGCGGCACCTTCATCATCGACAAGCAGGGCGTCGTCCGCTGGACGATCGTCAACGGGCTGCCCGACGCGCGCGACCTGAACGAGTACACCCGGGAACTGGCCGCGCTCTGACGCGAGAGCCGCGCAAGACCCTGTAATCGGTGGGAACCGGTCACTAGGATCCGTACGTTCACCGGATGCCATCGCACAACCGGGGGCAGGGCCGGCCGGCCAGGCCCCTCGAACCAATGGAGGACTCGTGGGAGTCAGTCTCAGCAAGGGCGGCAACGTCTCGCTGACCAAGGCAGCCCCGAACCTGACCGCGGTCATCGTCGGTCTCGGCTGGGACGCCCGTACCACCACCGGTACGGATTTCGACCTGGACGCCAGTGCGCTGCTCACCAACGACCAGGGCAAGGTCGCGAACGACCAGAACTTCGTGTTCTTCAACAACCTGAAGAGCCCCGACGGTTCGGTCGAGCACACCGGTGACAACCTCACCGGTGAGGGCGAGGGCGACGACGAGGTCATCAAGGTCAACCTGGCCGGCGTCCCCGCCGATGTGCACAAGATCGTGTTCCCGGTGTCCATCTACGACGCCGAGAGCCGCCAGCAGAGCTTCGGCCAGGTGCGGAACGCGTACATCCGCGTCGTCAACCAGGCCGACAACACCGAGCTGGCCCGCTACGACCTGAGCGAGGACGCCTCGACCGAGACCGCCATGGTCTTCGGTGAGCTGTACCGCAACGGTGCGGAGTGGAAGTTCCGTGCCATCGGCCAGGGTTACGCCTCGGGCCTGCGCGGCATCGCGCAGGACTTCGGAGTGAACGTCTGACCGACGGCCCGGCCGCCCAAGCGGCCGCGGCGGCTCACCTCCGGCGCCGTACTCCCGTGTTCGGGCAGCCCGTACTGGGCAGTCCGGGAGTACGGCGCCGGACGTGCGCGGCGACCTACGTACAACTCGGGGAGGAACAGGACCATGGGTGTCACGCTCGCCAAGGGAGGCAATGTCTCCCTCTCCAAGCACGCGCCGAACCTGACGGCCATCGTGGTCGGTCTGGGCTGGGACGCCCGCACCACCACCGGCGCGGACTTCGACCTGGACGCCAGCGCCCTGCTGTGCGCCTCCGGGAGGGTGCTCGGTGACGAGTACTTCGTCTTCTACAACAACCTGAAGAGCCCCGAGGGTTCGGTCGAGCACACCGGTGACAACCTCACCGGCGAGGGGGACGGCGACGACGAGACCATCCTGGTCGACCTCGCCAAGGTCCCGGCGGCCTGCGACAAGATCGTGTTCCCGGTCTCCATCCACGAGGCCGACCTCCGCGGCCAGAACTTCGGCCAGGTCAGCAACGCCTACATCCGCGTGGTCAACCAGGCGGACGGCTCCGAGCTGGCCCGCTACGACCTGAGCGAGGACGCCTCCAGCGAGACGGCGATGATCTTCGGCGAGGTGTACCGCTACGGCGGCGAGTGGAAGTTCCGCGCGGTCGGACAGGGGTATGCGTCGGGTCTGCGGGGGATCGCCCTGGACTTCGGCGTCAACGTCTCGTGAACGACGCACGGTAGGCGCGGGCGCACGCGGCGTCGTCATGGAAGCCCTGGTGGCGCCGGGCGGCGCCGCGTGCGCCCGGAGGTCGGCCCTCCCGGCTGCGGGGCGGGCCCTCTAGACTGCGTGGTCAACGTTTAGTAAAGCCGCGGACAGCGCGGACAGCATCGCAGCGAAGGATTGGGTAGCCAGTGCTCCTGAAAACCTTTGGTTGGTCGTTCGCCATCACGGCGATCGGCTTTGCCTTGGCCGGCGTGCTCTGGGGGTGGAAAGGGCTGGCGCTCGTCGCGATCCTGTCCGTCCTGGAGATCTCGCTCTCGTTCGACAACGCGGTCATCAACGCCGGCATCCTCCGGAAGATGAACGCCTTCTGGCAGAAGATGTTCCTGACCCTGGGCATCCTCATCGCCGTCTTCGGCATGCGGCTGGTGTTCCCGGTGGTCATCGTGGCCATCACCGCCAAGCTCGGGCCCATCGAGGCCGTCGACGTGGCGATCAACGACCACCACCGCTATGAGCAGCTCGTCACCAGCGCCCACCCGGCGATCGCCGCGTTCGGCGGGATGTTCCTGCTGATGATCTTCCTGGACTTCGTCTTCGAGGACCGGGACATACGGTGGCTGGGCCCGGTGGAGCGGTTCCTCGCCAAGCTGGGCAAGGTCGAGGGCCTGTCGGTCATCGTCTCCCTGGTGGTACTGATCATCGCGGCCACCACCGTGGCCACCTCCGTCCCCGTGCACGGCGGTGATGGCACGATCGACAAGGCGGCCACCGTGCTGCTGGCCGGGGTCGGCGGTCTGGTGACGTACCTGGTCGTGGGCGGCATCTCGGGCTTCTTCGAGGAGCGCCTGGAGGACGAGGAGGAAGAGGCGGAGGAGTCCGCTCCGGCGGAGAAGAAGAGCGGCGGCTCGGTCGTCGGGCTGGCCGGCAAGGCCGCGTTCTTCATGTTCCTCTACCTGGAGGTCATCGACGCCTCCTTCTCCTTCGACGGGGTCATCGGCGCCTTCGCCATCACCAACGACATCTTCGTGATGGCGCTGGGCCTCGGCATCGGTGCGATGTACATCCGCTCCCTGACGGTCTTCCTGGTCCGCAAGGGGACCCTGGACGACTACGTCTATCTGGAGCACGGCGCGCACTACGCGATCGGCACGCTCGCGCTGATCCTGCTGGCCACGATCAAGTACGACGTCCCCGAGGTCGTCACCGGCCTCATCGGCGTGGCCCTGATCGGCCTCTCGTTCTGGTCCTCGGTGGCGCGCAACCGCAAGGAGGCCGCGGCCGGGGACGGCGACGGCAGCCGTCAGGAGGTCACCTCCGGGGTGTGACCCCGGCGCCTGTGCGGGAACCCTCTGAGCGGGGCGGCGGTGAGATCACCTCACGGCCGTCCCGCTCACCGGTTTCCGGGGCGGGAACCGGACCGCGAGGGGTGGGGGTAGCAGATGACGGTACGGGACAAGCTGTTCGGCAACTGGGGGCGCGGCGCGGCCTGGCAGTTCGACTCCCAGCACAGCGCGTCGGGCGCGGTCGAGCTGACCAAACGCCGCCCGGTCTACTCGCTGACCAAGAACGGCGCGGTCAGCGGCAACATGCGGGTCAACCTGTCGTGGCAGATGCGCACCACGGTCATCCACGAGAAGCCGGCCCACGGCGGGATGCGGCACCCTTTCCGCAAGTTCACCCCGGAGATGGTGCAGGCGCAGGGCCCGGCGATGGTCAGTGTGGACCTGGACCTCGCCTGCATGTACGAGCTGTGGGACGGGGCGAAAGGCGTAGTGCAGCCGCTCGGCAACATACTGGGCAGCATCAACTCTCCACCGTATGTCCAGCTCAGCGGCGACGACCGGTTCGGCTCCGGCTCGGGGGAGACCATCTACATCAACATGGACCACCGGGATGAGATCAAGCGCCTGCTGATCTTCGTCTACATCTATGACGGGACCCCGGCGTTCGACCGTACCCAGGCGACGGTGACGCTGTATCCCGGCAACGGCCCCCGGCTTGAGGTCGCGCTCCACGAGCGCGCGCCGGAGGCCCGGTCGTGCGCCGTCGTCCTGATCGAGAACGACAAGAAGGAGATCGTCGTCCGGCGGGAGATGCGGTACGTGTACGGGTTCCAGTCGGAGCTGGACCGGCTGTACGGGTGGGGTCTCCAGTGGGGGCGGGGGTACAAGTCGAAGGTGTGAGGGCTGGGGTGTGAGGGTGGCGGCGGGTGGCGGCCGTATGCCGCCGCCCGCCCGTCCGTGGGTGCGGTACCGGCCGCGGTCCGGCCGCCGGCGTCAGCGGCCCGGCAGGAACTGCGGCCCCTGGGGCGGCAGCCGGAACGCCGGGTCGGGGGCCGCCGGCGGGGGGAGCGGGTAGTCGTTCTGGGCGTCCTGGAACGGCTGCTGCTGTGGCTGCTGGGCCTGTTGGGGGTAGCCGTAGGACGGCTGGGCGGCCGGGTACTGCGGGTAGCCGTACGCCGACGGGACAGGCGGGGCCGAGGGGGCGGGCGGGACGGTCGGGGGGACGCCGGGCGGCGGCGGATAGCCGTATCCGGGAGCGGCCGGGCGCGGGACGGCCGTGGTGGGTGCGTC is a window from the Streptomyces mobaraensis genome containing:
- a CDS encoding peroxiredoxin — translated: MAIDVGTEAPDFALKNQHGETVRLSDFRGEKNVVLLFYPFAFTGVCTGELCALRDELPTFVNDDVQLLAVSNDAPFSLRVFAEQEKLDYPLLSDFWPHGEVSRAYGVFDEEKGCAVRGTFIIDKQGVVRWTIVNGLPDARDLNEYTRELAAL
- a CDS encoding TerD family protein, coding for MGVSLSKGGNVSLTKAAPNLTAVIVGLGWDARTTTGTDFDLDASALLTNDQGKVANDQNFVFFNNLKSPDGSVEHTGDNLTGEGEGDDEVIKVNLAGVPADVHKIVFPVSIYDAESRQQSFGQVRNAYIRVVNQADNTELARYDLSEDASTETAMVFGELYRNGAEWKFRAIGQGYASGLRGIAQDFGVNV
- a CDS encoding TerD family protein codes for the protein MGVTLAKGGNVSLSKHAPNLTAIVVGLGWDARTTTGADFDLDASALLCASGRVLGDEYFVFYNNLKSPEGSVEHTGDNLTGEGDGDDETILVDLAKVPAACDKIVFPVSIHEADLRGQNFGQVSNAYIRVVNQADGSELARYDLSEDASSETAMIFGEVYRYGGEWKFRAVGQGYASGLRGIALDFGVNVS
- a CDS encoding DUF475 domain-containing protein, giving the protein MLLKTFGWSFAITAIGFALAGVLWGWKGLALVAILSVLEISLSFDNAVINAGILRKMNAFWQKMFLTLGILIAVFGMRLVFPVVIVAITAKLGPIEAVDVAINDHHRYEQLVTSAHPAIAAFGGMFLLMIFLDFVFEDRDIRWLGPVERFLAKLGKVEGLSVIVSLVVLIIAATTVATSVPVHGGDGTIDKAATVLLAGVGGLVTYLVVGGISGFFEERLEDEEEEAEESAPAEKKSGGSVVGLAGKAAFFMFLYLEVIDASFSFDGVIGAFAITNDIFVMALGLGIGAMYIRSLTVFLVRKGTLDDYVYLEHGAHYAIGTLALILLATIKYDVPEVVTGLIGVALIGLSFWSSVARNRKEAAAGDGDGSRQEVTSGV
- a CDS encoding TerD family protein → MTVRDKLFGNWGRGAAWQFDSQHSASGAVELTKRRPVYSLTKNGAVSGNMRVNLSWQMRTTVIHEKPAHGGMRHPFRKFTPEMVQAQGPAMVSVDLDLACMYELWDGAKGVVQPLGNILGSINSPPYVQLSGDDRFGSGSGETIYINMDHRDEIKRLLIFVYIYDGTPAFDRTQATVTLYPGNGPRLEVALHERAPEARSCAVVLIENDKKEIVVRREMRYVYGFQSELDRLYGWGLQWGRGYKSKV